One stretch of candidate division KSB1 bacterium DNA includes these proteins:
- the hisF gene encoding imidazole glycerol phosphate synthase subunit HisF: MLTVRIIPCLDVEDGQVVKGVRFTQLRRAGDPVALAMMYNEQGADEIVLLDVAASYRSRRTMVEVVERVSDSVFVPLTVGGGIRTIADMRDILNAGGDKVAICTAALERPELIIEGAARFGSQCIVVSIDAKRVGQGWHAFAKGGRIDTGIDALAWAQEAERRGAGEILLNSIDRDGTRLGYDVELTRQVADAVSIPVIASGGAGALEQVYQAVAEGHADAVLVASLLHYQEFTVADIKQYLKARGVPIR, from the coding sequence ATGCTGACCGTGCGCATCATCCCCTGCCTGGACGTGGAAGATGGGCAGGTGGTGAAGGGAGTCAGGTTCACGCAGCTGCGCCGCGCCGGCGACCCGGTGGCGCTGGCAATGATGTACAACGAACAGGGCGCCGACGAAATCGTCCTGCTGGACGTCGCCGCCAGCTACCGGAGTCGGCGCACCATGGTCGAGGTGGTGGAACGCGTCTCCGACTCGGTGTTTGTGCCGCTCACCGTCGGCGGGGGCATTCGAACCATTGCAGACATGCGGGACATTCTGAACGCCGGGGGCGACAAGGTAGCCATCTGCACTGCAGCCTTGGAGAGGCCCGAGCTCATCATTGAGGGCGCGGCGCGCTTCGGCTCCCAGTGCATCGTTGTGTCCATCGACGCCAAGCGGGTGGGGCAAGGCTGGCACGCTTTTGCCAAAGGGGGGAGGATCGACACCGGCATCGATGCCCTGGCCTGGGCGCAGGAGGCAGAAAGACGCGGCGCCGGGGAGATTTTGCTGAACTCCATCGACAGGGATGGCACGCGCCTCGGGTACGATGTGGAACTGACGCGGCAAGTGGCTGATGCGGTGTCAATACCTGTCATCGCCTCAGGAGGGGCGGGCGCGTTGGAGCAAGTCTACCAGGCGGTGGCGGAAGGACATGCGGACGCCGTGCTGGTTGCCTCCCTCCTCCACTATCAGGAGTTTACCGTTGCGGATATCAAGCAGTATCTGAAAGCACGAGGTGTGCCCATCCGATGA
- the hisI gene encoding phosphoribosyl-AMP cyclohydrolase, whose translation MIIPSIDLSKGKAVQLRQGRDKELERDDPIALAREFDRYGEVAVIDLDAAFGTGDNESLVRQLCAVADCRVGGGVRSVEKALQAIGAGARKVIVGTRAFTSTGVDEAFLGELGQAVGREKVIVAVDAYDGEVVTKGWGHRTGLRVTEVVELLGPHAGELLFTCVEREGLMRGTDLELVRQVVARAHMPVTVAGGIASSDEVARISALNAHVQLGMAIYTGAMSLPEAFSAAVNWDSGLVPTIACDPSGQVLMPAYSTRESLERTFATGNACYYSRSRQKVWMKGESSGNVQRLLRARMDCDRDALLFTVSQQGAACHTGNYSCFGGRHFSLEELQEVILSRLTNPTPGSYTAGLSDAEVRAKLLEEAGEVVDAKTRDEIVWEAADVLYFLTVLLAREKVPLEEVFGELRRRRLSSRPQANTSKEN comes from the coding sequence ATGATCATCCCCTCTATCGACCTCAGCAAGGGAAAGGCCGTGCAGCTCCGTCAGGGGCGAGACAAAGAGTTGGAACGCGATGATCCAATTGCCCTGGCCAGGGAGTTTGACCGCTACGGGGAGGTGGCGGTCATCGATCTGGACGCTGCTTTTGGGACCGGCGACAACGAATCGTTGGTGCGGCAACTTTGCGCGGTGGCCGACTGTCGCGTGGGCGGCGGCGTGCGCTCCGTGGAGAAGGCGCTCCAGGCCATCGGCGCCGGGGCGCGGAAGGTCATCGTGGGCACCAGGGCCTTCACCTCCACAGGAGTAGATGAGGCCTTCTTGGGGGAGCTTGGCCAGGCGGTAGGCAGGGAGAAGGTCATCGTCGCCGTGGACGCCTACGACGGCGAGGTGGTCACCAAGGGTTGGGGCCACCGCACCGGGCTGAGGGTGACAGAGGTCGTCGAGCTGTTGGGACCCCACGCAGGGGAGCTCCTGTTCACCTGCGTGGAGCGCGAGGGCCTGATGCGGGGCACTGATCTTGAACTTGTGCGCCAGGTCGTGGCGAGGGCGCACATGCCGGTTACCGTCGCCGGTGGCATCGCCTCGTCCGATGAAGTGGCCCGCATCTCGGCCTTGAACGCACATGTGCAACTGGGCATGGCCATTTACACAGGTGCCATGAGCCTGCCTGAGGCGTTCAGCGCGGCGGTGAATTGGGACTCTGGCCTGGTGCCCACTATTGCCTGCGACCCCTCCGGGCAGGTGCTGATGCCGGCGTACAGCACTCGCGAATCCCTGGAGCGCACCTTTGCGACCGGCAACGCCTGCTACTATTCCCGTTCCCGGCAGAAGGTCTGGATGAAAGGGGAGAGCTCCGGCAACGTGCAGCGCTTGCTGCGTGCGCGGATGGACTGCGACCGCGACGCGTTACTCTTCACCGTGTCTCAGCAGGGCGCGGCCTGTCATACCGGAAACTATAGCTGCTTTGGCGGGCGGCACTTCTCATTGGAGGAGCTCCAGGAGGTGATTCTGAGCAGATTGACGAATCCCACGCCCGGCTCGTACACGGCTGGTCTCTCTGACGCCGAGGTGCGGGCGAAGCTGCTCGAGGAGGCCGGGGAAGTTGTCGACGCAAAAACCCGTGACGAGATAGTCTGGGAAGCAGCAGATGTGCTCTACTTCCTGACGGTGCTCTTGGCCAGGGAAAAGGTTCCGCTGGAAGAGGTGTTCGGCGAGCTCCGCCGGCGGCGTCTCTCCAGCCGGCCTCAGGCAAACACGAGCAAGGAGAATTGA